In Lolium rigidum isolate FL_2022 chromosome 7, APGP_CSIRO_Lrig_0.1, whole genome shotgun sequence, the DNA window AAAAGCGGCGACACACACGCTTTCTTTCATGCCCCGGTGCGCGCTATATAAAagacgtgccacacgtgtcctccAACCGTCTGACATTTCAGCGCGCGCTTCCCCCTCCCCACGGATATCGCGCCACCGCAATGTAGCCGCGACGCCATTCGAGCTCTGGGTATTGCGGCGTCCACGGGCACCCCAATGACGCCTTCTACGTGGGGATCCGGACCGGCGACGAGGCATCAGCCTCGGAAAGTTCAAGACCGCGCACAAGACGGCGCACGCGTACGACGCCCTGGCCTGGCGGCTCGGGCGCCCGCGTCGGACGATGAACTTCCATGACGTGTGGACGCGCCAGTAGGACGaggccctcgcgccgccgccgcgccttatCACGCAAGAGGAGCAGCGCCCCAGCGAGAGCTGGAGCGCCATTTTCTCATCGCCGAGCAGGATGAGCATGTGTTGCTCGAGTGGGTGGCCGGCTTCCCTGAGGGTGTCGCGGCCGAGAAGAAGCACTTTGCGACTGCGGAGGCGCAGACGGCCGCGAGGAGGTCGGCCTCGCCCGGATGGCCGACAAGGCGGGCCTTCATCGAGGCGTAGATGGCCGGTCCGATGACCATCTCCGAGGATAACCCCGTTGGGCTGACATGTTCTCGTCGACTTCAGTGTCGACCACAACACCGGACTCGTCCGATGTCGAGTTTTTAGATTAGGTTTATTTTTATCTACACTAGTTTGTAAAATATAAACTATCTCTATTTTTTCTATCTAAACTAGCTTTATCACATTTTCTAGATCTTATTTTATGCTATTTCTTTGCAAAATCGTGTTTATGGCACTGCATTTTAACACCCCTGTTGAAAGGCGATTTTGGCAATTCTTTGCGCGTGGCTTTTTAGCACTTCTGGTGGAGAACAAACTGATGTCACGTGCTATATAAGGATGCAGCGCGGTCACTGTTGCCGCGTGGCATTTCTAACCTTTTTGACACGAAAATAGATGGCAAGTGAAGAGAATCCGTTTGTCTACAGAATGGAATGGGATCGGGACTCCAACCTAACCGGTGGACAAATTTCTATATCCTGAAAGTACCCTTTAATGGGCAGGAATTTACCTATTTTACTCTTTTGTGAAAAAATACTACTCCTTTGCATAACAAGTATTGATCAATCTCAGCCCTTAGATCTGGGTAGTTGGACGGTTGACGCGTCGCTGTCCCTACCGTAAAAGACCCCGCACCAAGACGTGGTGGCGCTAGCAGCCAGCTGCTCGTCCGAAGCTTCGCCAAATAGCAGAGCCCCCCACTAACTTACAATATGTGGCTGGATCAAATTAAATCAGAAAGCATCGGCCGGAAAAGAATCCGTGGAAGCCCAGGATATATACGATTTTGTTTTCGTTTCACAGGAACAAGTTACTACTATTATATATACTCGGTCTCTCCTAGCAGCAGGCCGGCCAACGCATATTGGTCATAAGTTGATCAAACTTCACACTTGCCTGTAAGCTAGCTGCTAGGCTGCGATGGAGGCGTGGCTAAGCCTGTGTTTCATAGCCCTCATCACTATACTGGCCTTTTGGTTTCTCAACCTCTCGGGGACCAAGAGCAAGCCACATAAGCCGCAGCCTCCCGGGCCGTGGACTCTCCCGATCATCGGCAGCCTCCACCACGTCATCAGCGTCGTCCCGCACCGCAAGATCACGGAGCTGCGCCGCCGGCACGGGCCACTCATGCTCCTCAAGCTCGGGGAGGTCCCAGCCGTGATCGTCTCCagcggagaggcggcggcgcaggtgtTGAAGACGAACGACCTCACGTTCGCGACGCGGCCGGGCACCCCGACGCAGGACATCGCCGGCTGCGGCGGCAGGGGCATCATCTTCGCACCCTACGGCGACCACTGGCGCCAGATGCGCAAGGTGTGCATCGTGGAGCTCCTCAGCGCCAAGCAGGTGAGGCGGATGGACGGTATCAGGCTGGCGGAGGTGGGCAGCCTCCTCCATTACATCGCCGGCGCCGCATCAACCGGCGCCTCCGTTAACGTCAGCGAGAAGATGATGGAGCTCAGCAACGGCATCGTGGCGCAGGCGGTGTTCGGTGGCAAGTTTGCCGAGCAGGAGGAGTACATCCGCGAGCTGGACGTGGTGCTCACTCTGCTGGGCGGGTTCTGCCTCGTCGACCTCTTCCCGTCGTCGAGGTTTGCGCGGTGGCTCAGCTTCGGCGCGCGCCGCATGCAGAGAAGCTACGGCTGCATGCAGCACATCATTGAAAACATCATCGAGGAGCGAAAGGCCGCGCGAGCTGCCGGACAATGCGCCTGCAGCGCCGAGGACGAGGACCTGCTGGACGTGCTGCTCAGGCTGCAGAAGGAGGACTCATTGGCACCCCCCCTAACCACTGAAAGTATATGCGCTGTCTTATTTGTGAGTGTTTCTCTTAATAATAGCACTAATTTTCTTAGCAAGGGAAGAAAAAGTATATGACTGAAAGTATATGCAGAAGGAGCACTAATTTTATTACTCTTTTCTAACAAATACTACCTTCATCCCATTAAGGCttaattatattatttttagaaagtcaaactatatcaaGTTTAGCCAAGTTTgtacaaaaatcattaacatgcgaagtacaaattaatatcattagataggtaatgaaatatattttcatatggtatctataaAACATCATATTTtttgatagattcttctaaaaatttggtcaaactttacttggtttgattttaaaaaataaataaaaggctCAAGCTTTGGGATGGACGTAGTAAATTTTAATATTCTTTCTTAGCAAAGAAAGCCTTTTAATTTCCCAGCAACAATTTTTTGATCATTTGTTGTAATAGTTACTAATTCTCATACCATATATGTAACTTTATTCTACACTTTAAATTTTGTTTCAGTAAATTTATAACTTCTCTAATACTACACATACTTGAAATCTAATTATACATATCACATCCTTCATTTTCAGGATATATTTTCAGGTGCTACAGATACCACAGGAACCATTTTGGAATGGGCTATGTCGGAGCTTGTCCGTCATCCTAAAGCCATGGCTAGGGCACAACTAGAGATTAGAGAGACCCTTGGTCAAGATCGAGATATCATTAATAATAGCGACCTTACTGAACTAACCTACATGCGAATGGTCATTAAGGAGGTTCTTAGGTTGCATCAGCCTGCTCCTCTAATTCCCCGCATGGCCAGAGAGGATTGTAAACTTTTAGGCTACGACATGCCTAAAGGCACCACAATATTCATTAATGTCTTTGCAGTTTCTAGGGATCCAAAGTGTTGGAAGGACGCTGAAGAATTTGTGCCAGAGAGGTTTGAGAACAACACAATGGATTACATTGGGACACACTATGAATTCACCCCCTTCGGGGCAGGACGAAGGCAATGCCGATGCTATTCGGCACGTCAACCTTGGAAATTTCTTTGGCAAACCTTCTCTACCATTTCGATTGGGTTCTTCCTGGTGGGGCGAGCCTAGAGTCATTGGACATGTCTGAGAAATTTGGAATCACGGTGGGAAGAAAAAACGACCTACAACTAATAGCTATTCCACGTGGACACTTCAACGCCACAGACTTATATAGTTATTTCAGTCCTCGTGGACATATTCATATATATTTACACACCACCATCTCGATATAACCACGAGGTTACACCAACAAGAACAGAAAGTCATAGACGATGTTTTTGTACTAGAAGTATAATATTCCTAGCAACAAAAATATTATTATCCATGTCATTGTACTCTGTGTGAATGCAAAGAGGAAATAAAATGCATCCATAACGTAAAATTACATGTTGTACTCAGTTCAACCAAAAGATCGATCTAATGGTCAAGACTAGGAAATTATATCAACATCTTCCCGCACATCTAGGTGGGTGAGCCTTTTATTTGGATCTCATTATGGTTACTATGATTTAAAAACATGACCTTGTATGTTTGATACTATTTGGAATTGCATGCTCTAGTAAGTTGAACGGAAAGATTAATTTGGTGGGAGAGACTAGAGACAATTATATTTATCACCTCATTTGATGTCTAGGCTAGTGTGCTTTTTATTTTTATAGAATTGATGcattgatatatggtttctcaaatATAGTCGGTTGCTTTCATAAGCCGTCTATGTTATATTTTCCCAAATCAGTTTGTTGGATCGGCTTGGATAGAATTGACTACTAGCTAGCTTGAGCTTTTTACTGGCAACAATGTTTTTTTTTCATAACAATAGTCAAAATATGCATCGATATACATGCACAGCTACACACGTATAGGAGACATATATACGTAGGCGGAGATAAAATCCATATATTGCGATCTGTGTTCCGTGTAGTCATTGCATTAGCTATTTAATGTGCTTCAAAATATGATTCTCGCCTTCGATGCTGAAAGATCGCTAATGCGGCATATAAGGAAAAGATAAATAAAACTGAAGGAATCTACATTCACGATGAGTGATTATTTTAAGTGTATTAGCATTGTATGTTTTTCAAATACCTTTTAACATAAAACAAATTAGCTAGTTGAAACGAATTATATTTATAGGGCTCTTAAATTCACAAGCCAATAAAATGTGTATATTTTAGGTTATATCCAAAAAATTGATATTATAAATTAATATTGTTCCTATGCGATATATTTTAATTTACTCAAATTGCTTCTTTTCTAATATCTTTGTAGATCTAGTTTGTGAGGTATATATTCTTGGTAAGGTTTTCCTAAGATGAGGACTTCCACATCTAAGTTGAAAAACAATTGGCTTCAAGTTATTATAATTATTCCTTTGCGTGATTGTTTACCTATTTGAGACtaccaagattttttttttgcatggtgaTTAATTCTTATATTTTTCCCTGTGAAGATGATCTTTGATATAATTACAAACTATCACTATAAAATATTTTCTAATACTTCTTGTACTTGGATAATTGGTAATCTATTATAAGGTAGATATTTAATGAACACATTTTACATTGGTTTTTACTTTTAATTGTCCTATCTCTTGCCAAAACATTATTTTTatgtgactcccatgtgtcttccatgAATCATATTGATCCATTTTATTTACTTGAAATATCTTCGTGTTTTATTAGGTATAGCTAGAGTGATAAACCTAGTTGTTTGCATTTTGTACTCAAATGCAAAATCATAAATAATCCACTAATCTTGGAGGAGCTCTCATATACTTGATTATCTTATCATAACATCTATTCTTTCAAGAGTTTGTGTTTGGAAGCCAATTTATTTCTGGTTTTCTTTGTGCTATCATGAAAAACATGGAGGGTTTGGTTTATGTGTTAGAACGTTGCTCTATTTAGGAGGTAGTTATCTCATTTCTTTATGTTTGATTTACCACCTTAAAATGACATAAGCCTTCGAGCGTGTGTGTTTTATTTATCCTTTATTCTCATTGGTTTTTGCTTTGTCAATGTGTTGAAGTTCAGAATCGATCTTGTGTTAATTGATTTTTTATATAATTTGAACAACCTTTATTGTGTCACACCTTTGTGTGTCTTCTTGGTTTATTTGATattttccaaactatgtcttcttTTGATTCTTGGAAGACATGTGCATGTATATTTACTATATTTTTAACCATAGTATGCTTGTTTTCGTTGATCCAATGTATAGTTAAACTCCATTAAATTTTAAATCGgttagatgtgcatgaaatttaaATTCATCTGTATGCACATATTTATGTGGATTTTGTTTTATACTATGTTGTAGTGTCTCTAGCTACTTTGAAcctattagtttggggaccatttttgtACTTGAACTTTGTTTAGGTACAAAGAAGATACATTGAACGATTTTATTATTTCTAAGAAAAATGTGGTGTCTAAATAATAATTAGAGACAAGCTATGATGATTGATGAAATATTATCTACTACACCTACCAAttatatctcggtaacaagtatattTTCATGCCTTATTTTGTTGTATCCAACCATATGATTACTTCTTGACATGAAACTCTTTGTTTGTAAATGTTACTTTTCTTGGAAATGTATTAGTGAAAATTTGAGTAAATTGAGATGAGTATATATGCTAGGAAGTATATAAAATCTTGTTCATGATTCACCCATGCAAAATAtttctatctagcaattttatctcacatatattctttttcttgttgatatttgtgatgtcttTGATATGTTTGGGGTTGAACTTGATCAATataacaataagataaaattgagccattGGCCATGATTTAAATAAAAAAACTCATTGGTACATGATTTCGTTTGAATATCATCTTCTATTTTTtcagtatctattttgtgtgtacatGTTGGTTATCGATAAATATCTCTGTGATGTTTTATACTTAAAAACTTATACACATGAGAGATGATATTTCTTTATTTGATATCTTTTTAAAATTCTTGTGTGTTGGTTGGTCATGCTAAGGAATatcattcattgaagactatgttgATGCTCAACTCTCATCCTTGTATTAGTCTTATAATATGATTTTCCATGCCTCTCACACATTtctttggttgagccttttaataTGTTTCATCTTATTTCCCAACCATTTTTTGGTAGACGTGTTTAGCTTAATTTCATATCCATGATCGATATCTCGTAAAAGTTTATGTTTTCAATTATATTGAGGGAGTGGTGATTCCAAGTTTGTGCACATTAATATCTCaatcactgttcaaaaactaggccgaatCAGCGATtaataggccgattaatcgctactagggtcCTGACCATGTCGATTATATCTAATCCCTTGTGTTAATCCTTTTGCCTGATTACTAGGAATGTTCCGGATTAATTAATCCACTTTGGTAAATAAATTTGCAAAATTTTCAACGCAGATGGCCAGTCCAGCCGCTTGCCTGTCCAAATCAAGTAGGTTTGCGAAGCTTCAACTCGGTTATCGCCTACAGGGGCTCGATTCCCGACGTCGCTGAACAATTTCTCACTATTGCCGACTAGACTTTTAGTATAGGATCTTGACCGATGATGTGCGTAgatgacacgttcgttgggaaccccaagaggaaggtgtgatacgcacagcagtaagttttccctcagtaagaaaccaaggttatcgaaccagtaggagccaagaagcacgttgaaggttgatggcggcggagtgtagtgcggcgcaacaccagggattccgatgctaacgtggaacctgcacaacacaatcacagtactttgccccaacgtaacagtgaggttgtcaatctcaccggcttgctgtaaacaaaggattagatgtatagtgtggatgataatgattgtttgcgaagaacagtaaagaacaattgcagcagattgtatttcagatgtaaggaataggaccggggtccacagttcactagtggtgtctctcctataagataaacatatgttggatgaacaaattacagttgggcaattgacaaataaagaaggcataacaatgcgcatacatatatcatgatgagtactatgagatttaatcagggcattacgacaaagtacatagaccgctatccaacatgcatctatgcctaaaaagtccaccttcaggttatcatccgaaccccttccagtattaagttgtaaacaacagacaattgcattaagtatggtgcgtaatgtaatcaacacaaatatccttagacaaagcatcgatatccctagtagcaacaacacatccacaaccttagaactttttgtcactgtcccagatttaatggaggcatgaacccactatcgagcataaatactccctcttggagtcacaagtatcaacttggccatagcctctactagcaacggagagcatgcaagaacataaataacatatatgatagattgataatcaacttgacatagtattcaatattcatcggatcccaacaaacacaacatgtagcattacaaatagatgatcttgatcatgataggcagctcacaagatctaacatgatagcacaatgaggagaagacaaccatctagctactgctatggacccatagtccaggggtggactactcacacatcgatccggaggcgatcatggcgatgaagagacctccgggagatgattcccctctccggcagggtgccggaggcgatctcccgaatcccccgagatgggattggcggcggcggcgtctctggaaggttttccgtatcgtggctctcggtactggggttttcgcgacgaaggctttaagtagacggaagggcaggtcagggggcgtcacgaggggccaacacagcagggccgcgtggccagggcccaggccgcgccgccctgttgtctggccacctcgtggcctgatacgtctctgacgtatcgataatttcttatgttccatgccacattattgatgatatctacatgttttatgcacattatatgtcatatttatgcgttttccggaactaacctattgacaagatgccgaagtgccagctcctgttttctgctgtttttggtttcagaaatcctagtaacgaaatattctcggaatcggacgaaatcaagacccaggttcctatttttcccggaaccatccagaacacccgagagccgccggagggaagccctcgggggccccacaccacaccccggcacggccggaggggggccgcgccgccctatggtgtgggccccctgagcCCCCTCcgtggctgcccttccgcctatttaaagcctccgtcgcgaaaaccctgatacgaagaaccacgatacggaaaaccttccagagccgccgccatcgcgaagccaagatctgggggacaggagtctctattccggcacctcgccggagcggggaagtgccccggaaggcttctccatcgacaccgctgccatctccaccgccatcttcatcaccgctcgtcgctcccatgaggagggagtagttctccatcgaggctcggggctgtaccggtagctatgtggttcatctctctcctatgtacttcaatacaataatctcatgagctgccttacatgattgagattcatatgatgatgcttgtaatctagatgtcattatgctagtcaagtgaattttacttatgtgatctccggagactccttgtcccacgtgtgtaaaggtgacaggtagtgcaccgtgtgggtctcttaggctatatttcacgtaatacttattcaccgttatgaatggcatagtgaagtgcttatttatatctctttatgattgcaatgtgtttgtatcacaatttatctatgtgctactctagcaatgttattaaagtagttttattcctcctacacggtgtaatggtgacagtggtgtgcatccagtgttagtacttggtgtatgctatgattatgatctcttgtagattatgaagttaactattgctatgatggtattaatgtgatctattcctcctacatagtgtgaaggtgacagtgtgcatactatgttagtacttggtttagtcttattgatctttcatgcactctaaggttatttaaatatgaacattgaattgtggagcttgttaactccggcattgagggttcgtgtaatcctacgcaatgtgttcatcatccaacaagagtgtagagtatgcatttatcttctgttatgtgatcaatgttgagagtgtccactagtgaaagtctattccctaggccttgttcctaaatatcgctatcgtctgcttgtttacctgttttactgcgttactacgcttgtttatcgtcccgggcaaagcacctttcctggtgccgttgctactacttatttataccacctgtatttcactatctcttcgccgaactagtgcacctattaggtgtgttggggacacaagagacttcttgctttgtggttgcagggttgcatgagagggatatctttgacctcttcctcccgagatcgataaaccttgggtgatccacttaagggaaacttgctgctattctacaaacctctgctcttggaggcccaacactgtctacaagaatagaagctcccgtagacatcaagcacttttctggcgctcgttgccggggaggaaaggtaaaaggcactcatactccggttccgtgtaacaagtacttttctagcgccattgtgtttgtgctcaaagttatttcctttagatcccgcaattgcatctttttgtttcttgtttacactagtttggcataatggacaacaatgagcttcttattctatttcctgatttaaaacatggattgtttgatgcgaaaattaaaaaacctatggaatcttatttgcatgccggtagtaatattagtatgaacgctttgaacaccattgttgataataatgtagaaagttctaagcttggggaagctggttttcatgatctttttagtcccccaagcattgaggagaaaattttctttgatgatactttgcctcctatttatgatgattataatagtggtcttttggtacaacctactatatatggagagtaaattttattgtgattatactatgcctcctacacttgatgagaataataatgatagctactttgttgaatttgctcccgctattactaataaaattgattatgcttatgtggagagtaataattttatgcatgagactcatgataagaaagctttatgtgatggttatattgttgagtttgctcatgacactactgaaagttattatgagagaggaaaatatggttgtagaaattttcatgttactaaaacacctctctatatgcttaaaatcttgaagttgagcttgtctagtttttctatgcttgttgcattatg includes these proteins:
- the LOC124670874 gene encoding ent-isokaurene C2/C3-hydroxylase-like, translating into MEAWLSLCFIALITILAFWFLNLSGTKSKPHKPQPPGPWTLPIIGSLHHVISVVPHRKITELRRRHGPLMLLKLGEVPAVIVSSGEAAAQVLKTNDLTFATRPGTPTQDIAGCGGRGIIFAPYGDHWRQMRKVCIVELLSAKQVRRMDGIRLAEVGSLLHYIAGAASTGASVNVSEKMMELSNGIVAQAVFGGKFAEQEEYIRELDVVLTLLGGFCLVDLFPSSRFARWLSFGARRMQRSYGCMQHIIENIIEERKAARAAGQCACSAEDEDLLDVLLRLQKEDSLAPPLTTERYIFRCYRYHRNHFGMGYVGACPSS